In Pseudomonas sp. MM213, a genomic segment contains:
- a CDS encoding adenosylmethionine--8-amino-7-oxononanoate transaminase, with protein MGLNNQWMQRDLAVLWHPCTQMKDHEQLPLIPIKRGEGVWLEDFEGKRYLDAVSSWWVNVFGHANPRINQRIKDQVDQLEHVILAGFSHQPVIELSERLVKMTPEGLTRCFYADNGSSCIEVALKMSFHYWLNRGQPNKKRFVTLTNSYHGETMAAMSVGDVPLFTETYKALLLDTIKVPSPDCYLRPEGMGWEEHSRNMFAAMEQTLAENHDTVAAVIVEPLIQGAGGMRMYHPVYLKLLREACDRYGVHLIHDEIAVGFGRTGTMFACEQAGIRPDFLCLSKALTGGYLPLAACVTTEDVYSAFYDDYPTLRAFLHSHSYTGNPLACAAALATLDIFEEDNVIENNKALAKRMASSTAHLADHPNVSEVRQTGMVLAIEMVKDKATKEAYPWQERRGLKVFQHALERGALLRPLGSVVYFLPPYVITPEQIDFLAQVASEGIDIATRNSVSVSVPQDFHPGFRDPG; from the coding sequence ATGGGCCTGAATAATCAGTGGATGCAACGCGATCTCGCCGTGTTGTGGCATCCCTGCACCCAGATGAAAGACCACGAACAGCTGCCGCTGATCCCGATCAAGCGCGGTGAAGGCGTGTGGCTGGAAGACTTCGAAGGCAAACGCTACCTCGACGCCGTCAGCTCCTGGTGGGTCAACGTGTTCGGCCACGCCAACCCGCGCATCAACCAGCGCATCAAGGATCAGGTCGATCAGCTGGAACATGTGATCCTCGCCGGTTTCAGCCATCAGCCGGTGATCGAGTTGTCCGAGCGTCTGGTGAAGATGACGCCGGAAGGCCTGACCCGATGCTTCTACGCCGATAACGGTTCGTCCTGCATCGAAGTCGCGCTGAAAATGAGCTTTCACTACTGGCTCAACCGCGGCCAGCCGAACAAGAAGCGCTTCGTCACCCTGACCAACAGCTACCACGGCGAAACCATGGCGGCGATGTCGGTGGGCGATGTGCCGCTGTTCACCGAAACCTACAAGGCGTTGCTGCTGGACACCATCAAGGTGCCGAGCCCCGATTGTTACCTGCGCCCTGAAGGCATGGGCTGGGAAGAACACTCGCGGAACATGTTCGCCGCGATGGAACAGACCCTGGCCGAAAACCACGACACCGTCGCGGCGGTGATCGTCGAGCCGCTGATCCAGGGCGCCGGCGGCATGCGCATGTATCACCCGGTTTACCTGAAACTGCTGCGCGAAGCCTGCGACCGTTATGGCGTGCACCTGATCCACGACGAAATCGCCGTCGGCTTCGGCCGCACCGGAACGATGTTCGCCTGCGAACAGGCCGGCATCCGCCCGGATTTCCTCTGCCTGTCCAAGGCCCTGACCGGCGGTTACCTGCCGCTGGCGGCGTGCGTGACGACGGAAGACGTCTACAGCGCGTTCTACGACGACTACCCGACCTTGCGCGCGTTCCTGCATTCGCACAGCTACACCGGCAATCCGCTGGCGTGCGCGGCGGCGTTGGCGACGCTGGATATCTTCGAAGAAGACAACGTGATCGAGAACAACAAGGCGCTGGCCAAGCGCATGGCCTCCTCCACCGCGCACCTGGCCGATCACCCGAACGTCTCGGAAGTGCGTCAGACCGGTATGGTGCTGGCCATCGAGATGGTCAAGGACAAGGCGACCAAAGAAGCTTATCCGTGGCAGGAACGTCGTGGCTTGAAGGTGTTCCAGCACGCGCTGGAACGCGGTGCTTTACTTCGACCGCTGGGCAGCGTGGTGTATTTCCTGCCGCCGTACGTGATCACCCCGGAGCAGATCGACTTTCTGGCGCAAGTGGCCAGTGAAGGGATCGACATTGCGACACGCAACAGTGTGAGCGTGTCGGTGCCGCAGGATTTCCACCCCGGTTTCCGTGATCCGGGTTGA
- a CDS encoding 16S rRNA (uracil(1498)-N(3))-methyltransferase, with product MRLSRFFIDAPLSTGEHELPEAQAHYISRVLRMAEGDALQLFDGSGHEFRATLVEVGKKRVVVQIDESFAGQIESPLQIHLGQGLSRGERMDWAIQKATELGVSEITPIFSDRCEVRLKDERADKRLMHWRQVAISACEQCGRSRVPVIHPPVLLADWLKQTEAELKLVLHPVAEPLVSHAKPSSLAFLIGPEGGLSDAEVDQAKASGFQAARLGPRVLRTETAPVVALAVAQQLWGDF from the coding sequence ATGAGACTGTCCCGCTTCTTTATCGACGCCCCCCTGAGCACTGGCGAGCACGAGTTGCCCGAGGCCCAGGCCCATTACATCAGCCGCGTGCTGCGCATGGCCGAGGGTGATGCGTTGCAACTGTTCGACGGTTCGGGTCATGAGTTTCGCGCGACACTGGTCGAGGTCGGCAAGAAGCGCGTCGTGGTGCAGATCGACGAAAGCTTCGCCGGGCAAATCGAATCGCCGCTACAGATCCATCTCGGCCAGGGCCTGTCCCGTGGTGAGCGGATGGACTGGGCGATTCAGAAAGCCACCGAACTGGGCGTGAGCGAAATCACCCCGATCTTCAGCGACCGCTGTGAAGTCCGCTTGAAGGACGAGCGCGCCGACAAGCGCCTGATGCACTGGCGCCAGGTGGCAATCAGCGCGTGCGAGCAATGCGGGCGTTCACGGGTGCCGGTGATTCACCCGCCGGTGTTGTTGGCGGACTGGTTGAAGCAGACTGAGGCGGAGTTGAAGCTGGTGCTGCATCCGGTGGCTGAGCCGTTGGTGAGTCATGCCAAACCTTCAAGTCTGGCATTCCTGATCGGTCCGGAGGGAGGTTTGTCCGATGCCGAAGTCGATCAGGCCAAGGCCAGCGGCTTCCAGGCCGCCCGCCTCGGCCCGCGGGTGTTGCGCACCGAGACTGCGCCAGTGGTTGCACTGGCGGTTGCCCAGCAACTTTGGGGTGATTTCTAG
- the trhA gene encoding PAQR family membrane homeostasis protein TrhA yields the protein MYHGERLNAWTHLVGAVAATVGVVWMLVIAGMDGSPWKIVSVAIYGFTLMVLYSASTVYHSVRGRKKAIMQKVDHFSIYLLIAGSYTPFCLVTLRGPWGWTLFGIVWGLALIGILQEIKPRSEARILSIVIYAVMGWIVLVAVKPLLAALGTAGFAWLASGGILYTVGIIFFALDHRLRHAHGIWHLFVIAGSLLHFVAIMFYVL from the coding sequence ATGTACCACGGGGAAAGATTGAACGCCTGGACGCATCTGGTCGGGGCGGTGGCGGCGACGGTTGGGGTGGTGTGGATGCTGGTAATTGCCGGCATGGACGGCAGCCCGTGGAAGATCGTAAGCGTTGCGATTTACGGGTTTACCTTGATGGTGCTCTACAGCGCATCGACCGTTTACCACAGCGTGCGCGGGCGCAAGAAAGCGATCATGCAGAAGGTCGATCACTTTTCGATCTACCTGTTGATTGCCGGCAGCTACACACCATTTTGCCTGGTGACCCTGCGCGGGCCGTGGGGCTGGACGTTGTTCGGGATTGTCTGGGGGCTGGCGTTGATCGGCATCCTTCAGGAGATCAAGCCGCGTTCGGAAGCGCGGATCCTGTCGATCGTGATTTACGCGGTGATGGGCTGGATCGTGCTGGTGGCGGTCAAGCCGCTATTGGCGGCGCTGGGCACGGCCGGGTTTGCCTGGCTGGCGTCGGGCGGGATTTTGTACACCGTGGGGATTATCTTTTTTGCCCTGGATCATCGGTTGCGGCATGCGCACGGGATCTGGCATTTGTTCGTGATCGCGGGGAGTTTGCTGCACTTTGTGGCGATTATGTTTTACGTCCTGTAA
- a CDS encoding LysR family transcriptional regulator has protein sequence MLIDEELTLKKLEVFLAFMRTGNLARAAAELQTSNVSVHRAIHSLESALRCPLFKHEGRNLTPLESAYVLEERAQKLIQDVVETVRLTREAAGFSAERFKLGSLYSLTVKTVPQLIMGLKIRRSELNIDLILGSNFDLLYKLKNMEVDAILVSLDESVNDPDCEQIPLFSDDIFLATPADSKFAQRTEVDLAEVRDETFITLTQGFATHQDGNRVFKQAGFEPKVAMQVNDIFTLLSMVSSGVGYALLPGRIAAVYENRVKLIPLQEKYRLQQHIGVVFLKAKERDPNLLALLAECRMYANRQA, from the coding sequence ATGCTGATCGATGAAGAGTTGACCCTGAAAAAACTCGAGGTGTTCCTCGCCTTCATGCGCACCGGCAATCTGGCTCGCGCCGCTGCCGAATTGCAGACCAGCAACGTCAGTGTGCACCGGGCGATCCACTCCCTGGAAAGCGCCCTGCGCTGCCCGCTGTTCAAGCACGAAGGCCGTAACCTGACGCCGCTGGAAAGCGCCTACGTGCTGGAAGAACGGGCGCAAAAGCTGATTCAGGACGTGGTCGAAACCGTGCGCCTGACCCGCGAAGCCGCCGGCTTCTCGGCTGAGCGCTTCAAGCTGGGCTCGTTGTATTCGTTGACGGTGAAGACCGTGCCGCAACTGATCATGGGCCTGAAAATCCGCCGCAGCGAACTCAACATCGACCTGATCCTCGGCTCGAATTTCGACCTGTTGTACAAGCTCAAGAACATGGAAGTCGACGCGATCCTGGTGTCTTTGGACGAGAGCGTGAACGACCCGGATTGCGAGCAGATCCCGCTGTTTTCCGATGACATTTTCCTGGCCACCCCGGCGGACTCGAAGTTTGCCCAACGCACGGAAGTCGATCTGGCCGAAGTCCGCGACGAGACGTTCATTACCCTGACCCAAGGCTTCGCCACGCACCAGGATGGCAATCGGGTGTTCAAACAGGCGGGGTTCGAGCCGAAGGTGGCGATGCAGGTCAACGACATCTTCACCCTGCTGAGCATGGTCAGTTCGGGGGTGGGTTATGCGTTGCTGCCAGGAAGGATTGCAGCGGTGTATGAGAACCGGGTGAAACTGATTCCGTTGCAGGAAAAGTATCGGTTGCAGCAGCACATCGGCGTGGTGTTTTTGAAGGCCAAGGAGCGCGACCCGAATTTGCTGGCGCTGCTGGCGGAGTGTCGGATGTATGCCAATCGCCAGGCTTAA
- the madM gene encoding malonate transporter subunit MadM, whose product MLEVIEKGLATNGLVTAFAFVGVIMWVSVVLSKRLTFGRIHGSAIAIVIGLVLAWVGGTMTGGQKGLADLTLFSGIGLMGGAMLRDFAIVATAFEVQATEAKKAGMIGVIALLLGTVLPFIVGASIAWVFGYRDAISMTTIGAGAVTYIVGPVTGAAIGASSDVVALSIATGLIKAILVMVGTPMAARWMGLDNPRSAMVFGGLAGTVSGVTAGLAATDRRLVPYGALTATFHTGLGCLLGPSLLYFIVRGIVG is encoded by the coding sequence ATGTTGGAAGTCATCGAGAAGGGCTTGGCAACTAACGGTCTGGTCACGGCGTTCGCGTTCGTTGGCGTGATCATGTGGGTGTCGGTGGTGTTGTCCAAACGCCTGACGTTCGGGCGGATTCATGGCTCGGCGATTGCCATTGTCATCGGCCTGGTCCTGGCGTGGGTCGGCGGCACCATGACCGGCGGGCAAAAAGGCCTGGCGGACCTGACACTGTTCTCGGGTATCGGTTTGATGGGCGGCGCGATGCTGCGCGACTTTGCCATCGTCGCCACGGCGTTCGAAGTGCAGGCCACTGAAGCGAAAAAGGCCGGGATGATCGGCGTGATTGCGCTGTTGCTGGGCACGGTGTTGCCGTTCATTGTCGGGGCGAGCATTGCCTGGGTGTTTGGTTATCGCGATGCAATAAGCATGACCACCATCGGTGCGGGCGCGGTGACGTACATCGTCGGCCCGGTGACTGGCGCGGCGATTGGTGCCAGTTCCGATGTGGTCGCATTGTCGATTGCCACCGGGTTGATCAAGGCGATTCTGGTGATGGTCGGCACGCCGATGGCAGCGCGCTGGATGGGGTTGGATAACCCGCGCTCGGCGATGGTGTTTGGCGGGTTGGCCGGTACGGTCAGCGGTGTGACCGCCGGGTTGGCGGCGACGGATCGGCGGTTGGTGCCTTATGGCGCGTTGACGGCGACGTTCCACACCGGGCTTGGGTGTTTGCTTGGGCCATCGTTGTTGTATTTCATTGTTCGCGGGATTGTTGGTTAG
- the madL gene encoding malonate transporter subunit MadL, giving the protein MIIYGVALLAICTLAGVILGDALGVLLGVKSNVGGVGIAMILLICARLWMQKRGGMTKDCEMGVGFWGAMYIPVVVAMAAQQNVVTALHGGPVAVLAAIGSVVLCGCTIALISRTHKGEPLPDEPAELTPIGTPVGGR; this is encoded by the coding sequence ATGATTATTTACGGTGTGGCGCTGTTGGCGATCTGTACGCTGGCAGGGGTGATTCTGGGCGATGCGCTGGGCGTATTGCTGGGCGTCAAATCCAATGTGGGCGGGGTCGGGATCGCGATGATCCTGCTGATCTGCGCGCGGTTGTGGATGCAAAAGCGCGGCGGCATGACCAAGGATTGCGAGATGGGCGTCGGCTTCTGGGGCGCCATGTACATTCCGGTGGTGGTGGCGATGGCGGCGCAACAGAACGTCGTGACCGCGTTGCACGGCGGCCCGGTGGCGGTGCTCGCGGCCATCGGTTCGGTGGTGCTCTGCGGTTGCACCATTGCCCTGATCAGCCGGACCCACAAAGGCGAACCGTTGCCTGATGAACCTGCGGAACTCACGCCCATTGGCACGCCAGTAGGAGGCCGCTGA
- the mdcH gene encoding malonate decarboxylase subunit epsilon, which produces MSSLLVFPGQGAQQPGMLHRLPRETVIEASEVLGEDALLLDCAEALKSTRAVQLCLLIAGVAASRQLSMTPDYVAGLSIGAYPAAVVSGALSFSDALHLVSLRGELMQQAYPHGYGMTAIIGLDLSTVEGLLAQVHSVDTPVYLANINADNQVVIAGRDGAMKAVAELAKGRGAGLAKRLAVSVPSHCPLLDASAKILAEAFTNVKLKAPTLGYLSGSRARPIINIEALREDLAYNMCRIVDWRGTVQSAYERGVRLQIELPPGAVLTGLARRVFEQGTVIAFDGARLDTLQALLREEGSHQL; this is translated from the coding sequence GTGAGCAGTTTGCTGGTGTTCCCCGGCCAGGGCGCGCAGCAGCCGGGCATGCTCCATCGTTTGCCTCGCGAGACGGTGATCGAGGCGAGCGAAGTGCTTGGCGAAGATGCTTTGTTGCTGGATTGCGCTGAAGCATTGAAGTCGACGCGGGCGGTTCAGCTGTGCCTGTTGATTGCCGGTGTCGCGGCTTCGCGTCAGTTATCGATGACGCCGGATTACGTGGCGGGCTTGTCCATTGGTGCTTATCCGGCAGCCGTGGTTTCGGGTGCCTTGAGCTTCAGCGATGCGCTGCATCTGGTCAGCTTGCGCGGTGAATTGATGCAGCAGGCTTATCCACACGGCTACGGCATGACCGCGATCATCGGTCTCGATTTATCCACAGTGGAAGGCTTGCTGGCGCAGGTTCACAGCGTCGATACGCCGGTTTACCTGGCCAACATCAACGCCGATAACCAGGTGGTAATTGCCGGCAGAGACGGCGCGATGAAGGCCGTCGCCGAGTTGGCGAAAGGGCGCGGCGCAGGCCTGGCCAAGCGACTTGCCGTCAGCGTGCCGTCGCACTGTCCGTTGCTGGATGCGTCGGCGAAAATCCTGGCCGAAGCTTTCACCAATGTGAAATTGAAAGCGCCGACGCTGGGCTACCTGAGTGGCAGTCGCGCGCGGCCAATCATCAACATCGAAGCCCTGCGCGAAGACCTGGCTTACAACATGTGCCGCATCGTCGATTGGCGCGGCACGGTACAAAGCGCCTACGAGCGCGGCGTACGGCTACAGATCGAACTGCCGCCCGGTGCGGTGCTGACCGGGCTGGCGCGCCGGGTGTTCGAGCAGGGCACCGTGATTGCCTTCGACGGGGCGCGGCTCGACACCTTGCAGGCGCTGTTGCGTGAGGAGGGAAGCCACCAACTTTAG
- a CDS encoding malonate decarboxylase holo-ACP synthase — MVSTFLAHDLLWGMTPEQLPAQAPAWVIESISAGQPVVVRRALSTPGFIAVGVRGRLREQRYATVMAVDAVQRRVTPEALCHVSIDRDLPAVQALNQLRPLLDGCGWVWGISGSAGFELASGVVALHESSDLDLILRTPQVLERLKAQELLTILDRAKCQVDMQLQTPFGAVALREWAGPARRVLLKNASEACLVIDPWNPQEQAA; from the coding sequence GTGGTGAGCACGTTTCTGGCTCACGACCTGCTGTGGGGGATGACCCCGGAGCAGTTGCCTGCGCAGGCGCCTGCGTGGGTGATCGAGTCGATCAGCGCGGGTCAGCCGGTGGTGGTTCGGCGTGCGTTGAGTACGCCGGGTTTCATCGCGGTCGGGGTTCGTGGACGGTTGCGTGAGCAGCGCTATGCGACGGTGATGGCGGTCGATGCGGTTCAGCGTCGGGTCACACCGGAAGCGCTGTGTCATGTCTCGATCGATCGGGATTTGCCCGCCGTGCAGGCCCTCAACCAATTGCGGCCGTTGCTCGATGGTTGCGGTTGGGTGTGGGGCATCAGCGGCAGTGCCGGGTTTGAATTGGCCAGTGGCGTTGTTGCTTTGCATGAGAGCAGCGATCTGGATTTGATCCTGCGTACGCCGCAGGTTCTGGAACGGTTAAAGGCGCAGGAACTGCTGACGATTCTGGACCGCGCCAAGTGCCAGGTGGACATGCAATTGCAGACGCCGTTTGGCGCCGTCGCTCTGCGTGAATGGGCCGGTCCTGCGCGTCGGGTGTTGCTGAAAAACGCGAGTGAAGCCTGCCTTGTGATCGATCCGTGGAACCCGCAGGAGCAAGCAGCGTGA
- the mdcE gene encoding biotin-independent malonate decarboxylase subunit gamma, producing the protein MSSYSLRGLNWFNALSAGAKPVEGLPASLKAADGVVGEQPVRFIAVVADPDNRFVRARNGELGLLEGWGLAKAVDEIIVADADKSHKRAVIAIIDVPSQAYGRREEALGIHQALAGAADSYARARLAGHAVIGLLVGKAMSGAFLAHGYQANRLIALRDPGVMVHAMGKASAARVTLRSVEELEALAASVPPMAYDIDSYASLGLLWETLSVDQIEQPTSADLARVTECLNLAIGDVAASGRDLSSRLGASNRAASSTVRQLLRAQW; encoded by the coding sequence ATGAGTTCGTATTCCCTGCGAGGTTTGAACTGGTTCAACGCCTTGAGTGCAGGCGCGAAACCGGTGGAGGGTTTGCCTGCATCACTGAAAGCCGCTGATGGTGTGGTGGGCGAACAACCGGTCCGGTTTATCGCAGTGGTGGCAGATCCCGACAACCGTTTCGTCCGCGCTCGCAACGGTGAATTGGGTTTACTGGAAGGGTGGGGCTTGGCCAAGGCGGTGGATGAAATCATCGTGGCTGACGCTGATAAATCGCATAAGCGCGCCGTGATCGCGATCATCGATGTGCCAAGTCAGGCTTACGGTCGGCGCGAAGAAGCGCTGGGCATTCATCAGGCCTTGGCGGGCGCGGCGGACAGTTATGCCCGCGCCCGGTTGGCTGGCCACGCTGTGATTGGTTTGCTGGTGGGCAAGGCGATGTCCGGAGCGTTTTTGGCTCATGGCTACCAGGCCAATCGGCTGATCGCCCTGCGTGATCCGGGCGTGATGGTGCATGCGATGGGCAAGGCGTCAGCGGCGCGGGTGACCTTGCGCAGTGTCGAAGAGTTGGAAGCACTGGCCGCCAGCGTGCCGCCGATGGCGTATGACATCGACAGCTACGCCAGTCTCGGTTTGCTGTGGGAAACCTTGTCGGTGGACCAGATTGAGCAGCCAACATCAGCGGATCTGGCGCGAGTGACGGAATGCCTGAATCTGGCGATTGGCGATGTTGCCGCAAGCGGTCGCGATTTGAGCAGCCGTTTGGGCGCGAGCAACCGCGCCGCGTCGAGCACGGTTCGCCAACTGCTGAGAGCGCAGTGGTGA